In Myxocyprinus asiaticus isolate MX2 ecotype Aquarium Trade chromosome 12, UBuf_Myxa_2, whole genome shotgun sequence, the DNA window TAATTAGAGGCAAGGGATtttgatgtttcctttcttagcaaaagacaacaataaaacGAAACAAAGATTTGCAATATAATAATTTTGAGGGAtgaaattaaatagaaaaaaaagaagaaataaaggaAAAACTCTAACCCAAAAATAATTCCACTAATCATAACTGACACTAGGCTTTTAATCGTATTTAAAACCTGGGATGTTATAatggctttatatatatatatatatatatatatatatatatatatatatatatatatatatatatatatatatatatatatacatagggACCCAGTTAGCACATGTACATTTCTGAGAtgtgttttagatcttttcatctgaaaagcatcacGTCACAATCTAatgaacatctgctaaacatcttaaaagatcagatttacatacGTTCTAAATAATAAACACCtgaaagacatctgctgaacgtCCTTTTGACATACGAGAGGAAACGACGTATGGCAGATGTgcaaacaatgttaaaaaaataaagtacatcTTCCGGATTTaatcacacacatcaaatagacatctgtgcaagggcgtagatttggcttgaacattggggggattACAGTGTGAAGaacttacatgtttccattgatcatggtataaatactggGGGATTGTACttgcatgtttttattattaggggggttacctcccccattccccctggaatctacacccctgaatCTGTGTGACGTTCGTGTGCTATCAGGGGAACCGTTTCATGCAATGTAtcacttatggcacttttccactgcacgttacggttcgactcgactcgactctgctcgctttacttttctgagcttgcttttccactgcagattagtgccgcctcaacgtgggtgggattataggctgatcgtcatagttgcgccgcctctactgctgtgacatcatcttaaatgcgacacaaTCATTCCTGactataaacaataacacgaccgctagctgttagctattagctcattgtgctgcataaagcagttgttgcatggtgattttacacaagtgtaacagttaacagttgttttagaagcaagctttccagaagctggtcaactaaataaagtgaagctttcaagcagaatatagagttaacgtaacaaaacgtaccatcctccatcgtggactccaacaacgccgagtccagggcactctccctcccattgctcgccggtctagtGCCATAGATAGCGAACCAtttccatttggtcgaaccacttccactttcttctgtttgaaccactccggctgttgtggtccttgatggttctgtagtcacttaagtttttttaacttttccctacactgttggtaggtccggttgtagccatgtgcggccaacagctgagacacttcctgaaagacttttcgTTTTGtgtcgtttcgttcgtcgctaatgagaggaacgtctgcacctcatttattgaccacggcgtggttttgcgcacagccatttctttttacaattcgaaagtcgcgtgaacttCAGTGAAATGATCTTGCTgtcactgttgctaactttaaaactagcgggttgatgtcccgttttgcaaatccagtgacgcagGTAGTCACCATTCTCTCTGACAAATCAGTGATCTGCAAGGTTTtaacgtcacatttagtattagctcggctcgcttggaacctcgaccgaggtggtacttaaaaaagtatcaggtaccaggtactatccacagtggaaaaaccactaaaagcgagcagagtccagtcgagttgagctgtaccctgcagtggaaaagccccattaggaccggggtacgagtcctgaagagtatTCCTTTGCTAAAGCTCCTGTCCAGCAGGTGGCAGTGAAGTAAATACCAAAACTCAAGCGCAAGGACGAGACAAAGTGCCGGATGTGTCGTTATGCCAAACCATAGCCCTTCTATGAACATGGTTCATAGGCGGTCACATGGGCGGGACACTGGAGAGGAGACAAGAGactgttctttttgaatggatgtctgtggaggagatgctgcagtgtgctgaataaactggtTTTATGAAGAAACAGCTCATCACATAATAAATTGACCGCCTGTCCGCTCATATTCAGTATGTTTTACACCAAACAGTACTTTTGGAATTAACTATGTGGACAGTTTACTACGGTAAAATTGCTGATTTATAAGAGAACACGCGGACAGTTTTGCGACAAGTagttgtcagtttacggctctcctccttcatttgtatggtatccgcaaacggtgacatactgtcgtaacacgctagttgactgttaccAGAGACTATTTGGGAGAAATTGAAACATCCAACCATGAATCTCTAGAGCCCCACGgtaaacggatgtagaaaggaagtcccgccttacaggtaaaagtgccaatcacgttttagaaacagacatcgcctgtctatcaactcgctaacgcgcatgcgcattagctgtacAAACCGGGAAATTTAGCCAATATTAgctaaataagcacattttatcttTCCAGTTTTATCAAATGttattgctgattttaaatatgttctttgatcgtaatcttaaccaacagtttttgagattttggtctttccccattcaagtaaataggagctgcagAGGCATGACTGCAAATAATCTCacgagagcattccaaaaatagccgacagtgaactgacttgctgtAGAGACTTTGCTGTAACGCTCTCTCCGATGATAGAGCCGCGGAGCGGAGGTTTTCATAAGTAAATAATCTCTGGCCAAACAGAGCGACAAGGAACTGATCAAGTTAGCTGTTTAAAGAGACTGTTTGACTAATTCTTAAACCATTTCCATCTACACGGCAAGGGCGATTCATTCTAAAAGGTAACTGGTTTGatctataaatgtaattattagtgAAAGCGTGTCTACACTGTGGAGTGTGTGACTTTGCAATACCTGAACGAATGTCTATAAACACTGCACTAGCAAAAAGTACTATGTTATtaccatgtttatatatatatatatatatatatatatatacacacacacacacacacacacacacacacacacacacacacacactggcggccaaaagtttggaataatgtacagattttgctctagcatatatatatatatatatatatatatatatatatatatatatatatatatatatatatacctttttaCTACactggtttttggacatgtacaatggtgagatttgacatgtgccatagtaatatttatttatttgtatttatttttattatttatttatttatttattggcaatATGTAACGTGGTAATAGCATGTTGTTGTTttatggacatttaccatggtattactacttTTATATATacgtaacatggtaataccatgtatttTGGATGTGTACGATGGTAAAAACATGTTATTCTTTTAAGTATCACAGATTACCATAAAACCAAAATGGTTTATGAACAGAGTACCCTGGCACtaccatctgatgccatcacTGTACCGTGGTACCACCACAGCACTCTTTCGTAAGGGTATATATTGTTGAATAACGTGGGTATGTTTCATCCACAGACACCAGAGCATCATGTCTGCAGATCTGGATCTTTCTACTCCAGAGGTTCCTGAGCCCACGCTCTTTGAGAGTCTCTTGCGTTATGGATTGTTTTTAGGAGCGATTTTTCAACTTGTCTGTATATTAGCAATAATAATACCTACATCCAAGAGCCATGAACAGGTGCAAAGTTACAGTATCACAGATTTACCATATCTCACCAGTTATAATTCCATTAAAGTGATCTAGATGTTgaattgtacttttttcttttttgtatttacGTATCTTgctgttaaaagttttaaaatgcttacagaatgtaccatggtattaccatgtttcttTGGGCACAGTACCATATGGTAATTCCCTGGGTTTTGGACACTACAATGTTGGTAATATAATGGTAGTCTTTGAAATACCTTCATTACCATCACACCATCATTTAAGGCCTACCATGGTACGGTAAAAGTACTTTTTTACAGGTTATGTCAGTAAAAAAGAATTCTGTTGTATTTCATCACAATTCTAGGTGGAGACATCAGAACCAGCTGACACTCGCAGCGCCGAGCAGAACAGAAAGCCAAAGGGATCCGTTCAACAAATCCGACAGAAACTGAAAAAGGAGAGCAAGAAAAAGAGATAGAATATATTCATAGTCACCGAGTGTGAACGATTTTGTAAGTGAAAGAATAAAACTAAGAGACAAAGACTGAAGGTGCGACACTTCCCTTGTTTACGGACCAGATGTGTAACACACtaatgaaaaatattcatttacagAGGCGTTAGAGTTTGTGGATTAACTTCAAACAATTGTGGTTAGCCTTTCTGATGTCATATGATTTAAGTTTGgtttctcagattttttttttttttttttttgtccacatcCAAATAGAGTTTTTGAGTATATTTTTGGTTATATGTAACACTTGTGGGGGGTTTTATGGTTACTTTAAAATCAGTCTGAATGAACTGTCCTTAATCCTTAATGCTTGTTGTCTTCATTGATAATTATTACTAGTAGTAGTagttagtcaagtcatttttatttgtatagcactttacaCAATactcatcgtttcaaagcagctttacagcaaAATGATCCAAGCAGTTCTCAAATTACGTGCAAGATTGTTTGAGGCTCTTTTAACAcaaaacatacaccgatcagccacaacattaaaaccacctgcctaatattgtgtggtacccctcgtgccgccaaaacagcgccaacccgcatctcagaatagcatacagagatgctattcttctcaccacaattgtacagagtggttatccgagttaccgtagactttgtcagttcaaaccagtctggccattctctgttgacctctctcatcaacaaagcatccatgcgattatctaagcagccagttgtgtggcagcaatgcagtgcatcatgcagatacgggtcaggagcttcagttaatgttcacatcaaccatcagaatgtgggaaaaaatgtgatctcagtgatttggaccatggcatgattgttggtgccagatgggctggtttgagtatttctgtaactgttgatctcctgggattttcacacacaacagtctctagaatttactccgaaaggtggcaaaaacaaaaaacatccagtgagcggcagttatgTGGactgaaacaccttgttgatgagagaggtcaacagagaatggccagactgattcgaactgacaaagtctacggtaactcagataaccactctgtacaaatgtggtgagaagaatatcatctctgaatgctattctgagatgtggattggcgctattttggcagcacgagggggacctacacaatattaggcaggtggttttaaagttgaTCTGCATGAGcgactgttttgtttttaaatattgtattacaAAATATACATCAATACCTTGATAGcgcatgtacatcacccagaagTCTATGTCTATAGATATATGTCCATAAGAAAGTCTTGGatatcaataagacattcagcagatgtctttgacacGTTCATTATTTAGATTATTTGTAAATGTCATCTTTTTAAGACTTTTAGCAGATGTAataagattgtgatgctttccagatgaagacatctgggtgatgtacttgTGCTGCTCTCGGGGTACATTCACAAATGATTTCATTTTAGTGTTTCCCAGAAAACACGtgcatctccgagatgtctgttgatgagcgtttcatctggaaagcatcacaatttaAATAACATCTGCTAagaatcttaaaaagatcagatttacaaatgtTCTAactcataaacatctcaaagacatctgctgaatgtcgtGTGTCTTAAGCTCTCAGGGTACATACACAAATTTTCACTTGATTTCACTTTAGTGTTAGTGGCCCAAATTCCTAAAGCAACGAGCCACTCACAATTGcttcaaaacaaatgtatttaaaatgcacATAGATAAATATGTCTCGTAAGgatttgttttataaaacatgaattgaTAAAATAggcaatatatacactggcggccaaaagtttggaataatgtacagattttgctcctatggaaagaaattggtacttttattcaccaaagtggcattcagctgatcacaatgtatagtcaggacattaataacatgataaattactattacaatttgaaaaacttaaactacttaaaagagatctcatcaaaaaatcctccacgtgcagcaatgacagctttgcagatccttgttattctagctgtcagtttgtccagatactcaggtgacatttcaccccacacttcctgtagcacttgccatagatgtgtctgtcttgtcgggcatttctcacgcaccttacagtctagctgatcccacaaaagctcaatggggttaagatccataacactcttttccaattatctgttgtccaacgtctgtgtttctttgcccactcgaaccttttctttttgtttttctgtttcaaaagtggctttttctttgcaattcttcccataaggcctgcacccctgagtcttctctttactgttgtacatgaaaccggtgttgagcgagtagaattcaatgaagctgtcagctgaggacatgtgaggcgtctatttctcaaactagagactgatgtacttatcctcttgtttagttgtacatctggtcttccacatctctttctgtacttgttagagccagttgtcctttgtctttgaagactgtagtgtacacctttgtatgaaatcttctggttttgggcaatttcaagcattgtatagacttcattcctcaatacaatgattgaatgatgagtttctagagaaagctgtttcttttttgccatttttgtcctaatattgaccttaagacatgccagtctattgcatactgtggcaactcaaaaacaaacacaaagacaatgttaagcttcatttaatgaatcaaatagctttcaactgtgtttgatataatggcaagtgattttctagtatcaaatgatcaatttatcatgattactcaaggataaggtgttggagtgatggctgctgtctagatttgatcaaaaatgacttttttcaaacagtgatggtgctgttttttacatcagtaatgtcctgattatacattgtgatcagctgaatgccactttggtgaattaaagtaccaatttccttacgaaacagcaaaatctgtacattattccaaacttttggctgccagtgtataaacAAGATAAACTAGACCTCTGATATTACCTTTGTTGAGCATCCCAACTGAAATCATCATTTACCCGTGTACAAATCATAGATATGAAAAAAGCcagtattttaaatgcatatcaaGGCCATCAACAATCTTCATTGtgtcgctttatttccacagttgGCATCAGCGATAATTTTTAGGAACAAGGTCCTTTCTTATAACTGCATTCACTGTGgagagaaatgcacataaaaCTTTTTATAATGGTGTTTACTAAGGTAAGCATATTACTAGCCGATTGCTCATGCTTAAAATTAGGTGCCTGaacaaacccaaaccctaaatattaaactttgtgTTGTTACTCGTCCCATTTGTGCTACGTACATGAATGATAACTCaatttgttgaggagaggtgagcTATTAGACATAAAAATGTTTCGCCTGGAAgactaaataaacaataaaatgagAGGGACCAGAGCCATATAGACACCAGGATATAAGACATGGAAAGGGAGTGAGTTCTTTGGTCCAGCCAtgtatggagttatatatgtgccacaattctgcatgcgcaagattatattttgagcgcacaaaaatgttctgcgtgTGCAAGATGAAATTTTGACACACAGAAAGTTATTTTGTACATGCTTGTAAaacaatgtatcttcttgcaaagataaattcattttgagcaaatgaaaatcaattttgcgcttgaataaagttgatttgaatgtgaatttgctcagaattctGAAAAGTAGCTTTCTCCTCCTACCCACTCTGcatgcaaaatacctttttgcgtgctcaaaatataatcttgtgCACGGAGAaacatttttgtgcactcaaaatataattttgtgcacgcagaattgtggcacaaatataactccaTAGCCATGCGGCTTCAGATGCAGTCGGTCTGCGCTGTAACTGTTCACTAGGCGGCAGTAGAGAGTcgttaatttttttgtattactCTGTTTCCTGTTGTTCTGCTGAGTCTGAGTTTTAGTGGGCTAAAAAAGGAAACTTTTCTGTCTAAATTTAGATGTAGGGGACACAAGGGGTTAGCTTTCACAGGTATAATTGGCTTAAAATAGAAATGAAAGCATTGGCGTCACGCTTTCTAACGCCTACATTATCCAccacaaataaaaactaaaatgtctCTTGTTGTAACATATTAAAATGTGGCTTACTTCATTAACTATACAAGCTTTACATGGCAAGCTAgcattataaacaacacaattagTGTATTCTTTGTGCTTTGTAAATGATCAATACTCTGTCCTATTTGTCTCTCTGTATGTGTGGTGGGTATGCTAAGGCCTTGCTAGAACCTAAGGCATTGACCCAATTAGTGTAGTCTGATGAGTGGCATGCATTAGAGAGTGCAATGCTGGAACACACTGATCTACATTTTGTGGGTTCCTCCACTAGTAAACAGGCCTCAAAAAGAAAGTAAACAACTGGCATAATGCATCTCTTGTGTATTCATAATACACAAGAGATGCAAATCCTTTATAATTATTCTGCAGTTTTATGGCCTCATATTga includes these proteins:
- the LOC127448984 gene encoding protein MANBAL-like, which gives rise to MSADLDLSTPEVPEPTLFESLLRYGLFLGAIFQLVCILAIIIPTSKSHEQVETSEPADTRSAEQNRKPKGSVQQIRQKLKKESKKKR